The Theropithecus gelada isolate Dixy chromosome X, Tgel_1.0, whole genome shotgun sequence genome includes a window with the following:
- the DCAF12L1 gene encoding DDB1- and CUL4-associated factor 12-like protein 1, translating into MAQQQTGSRKRKAPAVEAGAESSPSQGLAAADGEGPLLLKRQRRPATCRSMVHYLKVREVGGWGPAGLQGFDGEMRGYAVQRLPELLTERQLDLGTLNKVFASQWLNSRQVVCGTKCNTLFVVDVQSGHITRIPLLRDREARLAQDQQGCGIHAIELNPSKTLLATGGENPNSLAIYQLPTLDPLCLGDRHGHKDWIFAVAWLSDTVAVSGSRDGTVALWRMDPDKFDDTVAWHSEVGLPVYAHIRPQDVEAIPRAIINPSNRKVRALACGAKNQELGAVSLDGYFHLWKAQSTLSRLLSIRLPYFRDNVCLTYCDDMSVYAVGSHSHVSFLDLRQGQQNIRPLCSREGGTGVRSLSFYRHIITVGTGQGSLLFYDIRAQKFLEERASATLESSSGPSGRKLRLACGRGWLNHNDFWVNYFGGMEVFPNALYTHCYNWPEMKLFVAGGPLPAGLHGNYAGLWS; encoded by the coding sequence ATGGCCCAGCAGCAAACAGGTAGCAGGAAACGGAAAGCGCCCGCGGTCGAGGCGGGCGCCGAGAGCTCGCCGTCGCAGGGCTTGGCGGCAGCGGACGGTGAGGGGCCTCTGCTACTGAAGAGGCAGAGGCGGCCGGCGACGTGTCGCTCAATGGTGCACTATCTGAAGGTTCGGGAGGTAGGCGGATGGGGCCCCGCCGGGCTCCAGGGCTTCGATGGCGAGATGCGAGGCTACGCGGTACAGAGGCTGCCGGAGCTGCTGACGGAGCGCCAACTGGACCTGGGCACCCTCAACAAGGTGTTCGCGTCACAGTGGCTGAACTCCAGGCAGGTGGTGTGCGGCACCAAGTGTAACACGCTCTTCGTGGTGGACGTGCAGTCAGGCCACATCACACGCATCCCCCTCTTGCGGGACAGGGAGGCCAGGCTGGCCCAGGACCAACAGGGCTGCGGCATCCATGCCATCGAGCTGAATCCCTCCAAGACGCTTCTGGCCACCGGCGGCGAAAACCCCAACAGCCTGGCCATCTACCAGCTGCCCACCCTGGATCCCCTGTGCCTGGGCGACCGCCATGGCCACAAGGACTGGATCTTCGCCGTCGCCTGGCTGAGTGACACCGTAGCCGTGAGCGGCTCCCGTGACGGCACTGTGGCGCTGTGGCGGATGGACCCGGACAAGTTCGATGACACCGTTGCCTGGCATAGCGAGGTGGGTCTCCCCGTATATGCCCACATCCGTCCGCAGGATGTGGAGGCCATCCCCAGGGCCATCATCAACCCCAGTAACCGCAAGGTGCGGGCCCTGGCCTGCGGCGCCAAGAACCAGGAGCTGGGAGCGGTGTCCTTGGATGGCTACTTCCACCTGTGGAAAGCCCAGAGCACACTATCCAGGCTGCTGTCCATCAGGCTACCCTACTTCCGGGATAATGTGTGCCTGACCTACTGCGATGATATGTCTGTGTATGCTGTGGGCTCCCATTCCCACGTCTCTTTCCTGGATCTGCGCCAGGGCCAGCAGAACATCCGGCCCCTGTGTTCTCGAGAGGGTGGCACAGGTGTGCGGTCTCTGAGCTTCTACCGCCACATCATCACTGTGGGCACCGGTCAGGGCTCCCTGCTCTTCTATGACATCCGGGCCCAGAAATTCCTGGAGGAGAGAGCCTCCGCCACCCTGGAGTCCTCTTCGGGACCTTCAGGGAGGAAGCTCAGGCTTGCTTGTGGCAGAGGTTGGCTCAACCACAATGACTTCTGGGTGAATTACTTTGGTGGCATGGAAGTGTTTCCCAATGCGCTCTACACCCACTGCTACAACTGGCCCGAGATGAAGCTCTTTGTGGCTGGGGGGCCTCTCCCTGCAGGCCTCCATGGGAACTATGCAGGCCTCTGGAGCTAA